The following nucleotide sequence is from Diospyros lotus cultivar Yz01 chromosome 3, ASM1463336v1, whole genome shotgun sequence.
tggggcaaaattgTCCAAATCaagtaagtttaaaattattaattttgaattttcagtaTTGAAATacgaattaatttgaggtttaattctagtgaaatagagatggaatttgaggttaaatgtgtaatttttattattatattataatatataattatacatatatatttatatatatgcagcaCGCAACAGTCTGCCCTCTGCAACTTTCTCCCATTCCCTGCAAATCCATAGCCCATACCCTGCAAATCTCCAGCGATTTACATGCAACCCCCCACACCCTTTGTAATCTCCTCAACTTGCAAGCGTTATGGAAATTGGAGTGTCTTCTACTCAAATAGGTAGGGGCATGGCAGTGAGGGAGCGACCAAGGAGCTTATAAATAGCAAGCAAATACAGGTGAGAGAAgtagggagtttgagagagcaAATGGCCAAGAGCTTAtgggagagagagtgagagagctAGCTCATGGGAGCTTGATCTAGAGCTCGAGAGATGGCCAGAAGAATGGCTGGACGCAGTCGAAGCTGGTCGTAATGGGCGGACAgcaaccatggccgcaagctgtggccatggcagctcgaGCAGGCGGAGGACACGACAGCAAGCGATGTAGAGAAGGCCGATCGTGGTAAGGGGCGACGCGGCTGGCTGGTGGCAGCTGGAGGAGGCCGCGGTGGCGGCTGGCAGCGGCGAGTGGCCGCGGTGATGGCGCACAGTGGCTGTGCGTAGGGTgcggaagaagaaaaaaaaagagaaggaggagaagaagaagaagaagaagaagaaagaaaaaaagagaagaaaatgaagaagagaagaaagaaaaagaaaaagaaaaagagagaggaagaagaagctggtTCGTGGAAGCAGGGAAGAATAAGGTgaataggagaagaagaataaagaaaagaaaaaaaaaagaaaggaaagaaaattgggaaaaatatcAGAAAATCCCAAAAgttctagaaaaataggaaattatgtttcgataatatcccggagattttgaGGAGAAAAACGGttcgggcacgcgtttcaaggatatgacacgcatacagAGGAAatcggagatgctaagttaaggtgagtaaaatttcctagaaaatttcagaaattcaagaatattattttataaattttcatagaagaatatttgagaaaatattttaagaatatttagtttggatttattgaggaaaattaggaacaaataaaaagaaaattaaagaaaatgccagaaattatgaaaaaataggttttaatgtttatttaaataattatggtgattagaaTGCTTTGAgccttaagttgaagtgatttgtgcgaattttgagattgacacgcaaatcgaggcaatgcacaaatattgaggtaagtggtacttcccaattaaagttagttttatagaaaatgcttggtttgtaagttatttatgttcctcgaaaatgttttcatcatattgacatactctgatatgtacctatcatgtagactgcatacatgacatgactatgaaatgcataaatatacgttgatatcattgatcactcgcattgaggccatatggagtacgaactggcaccgttgctttatcaatggtgcacccatacaccccgattTCGAAaaaggtggccgcaaaaatggtaggtagcatgaggggtgcagttgacacctacgaggaaagacactacatacacacatgatatagcattatgtacccttacttagatggttcatcatctaatttgggtttttgcccctggaatattcaaatgttccaggtggagattgtagcagattcgaggataaatgaagcatgaaatggcacttaacatggtgcatgaaaaatgaaatgtatgttatgtagcccatgtatttaagttctgctattttgaattctgaacgttttgaggaatgttgaatttatttatgattaatgttaagatatcaggtttcgatctttgttttcgcatttgatgtgtataatgattatctttcgagattaatgtatgaaaattctGAGACGGATTCGAGAAATGATATAGTTTaactttagtgtttgaaagaaaaattttatttttcggAATTGTCTCAAATTATAACGCGCtcgagaaagcggggcgttacaactcCCCTAATTCTCCTTGATACAAGAAAACGACAGGGGGTCGGGAACCAAGGTTTGGGGGATTCCCTGACCCCCAACAACCTGCATCCATGGTTGCGACCATGGCCTCCGGCAGGGAACCTTTGGTTCCCCAACCCTAGCCGCCCGACTACTGTTTCCCTATGGCCACAATCGGGGAGCCCAACTATGGGGACTACTATGGCTgggtgtgttgtgtgtgtgtatatatatgtgtgtggtgATGTGGTATTGTTGATGAGGTAAATTTAACACATCTTTTAACGATTGTTAAGTTAgggacaaaaaatatataaattaatttgatttagggataaatagtgaatttttttagtaaaaattcttaaaagttatttttttaattagttcagGAATGAAAAAATCCATAAAACCTTATGAATTTGGGCACACATTAACTGTGCAgagcatgcatgcatgatgaTTTTCCGTAATTTGTGTGATGAGATGAGATTACGGAATATCGGGGCACGGAACCCTCATTTGACTTCGTGCATCGATTTACGGAGAAACAAAATCAGCTTCCaaaatgctctctctctctctctctctctctctctctctatatatatatatatatataatataatttcaaaatacaagATCGAGAGCAGAGCAAGCTGTTCCTAGTTAGCAGCAAAAGGCTTTGGAGCTTTGCTCCAAAatgtcggccatggccgaccttaGACTCGACAGAGTGGCTCCCTTTCCCCAAAATCTGTGTTTTACAAGTTTCCCTGGCGACGAAATTAAACCCATGCCCATGCATGTTTCATGGACCTGCCCGCAGACGCTTGTTCTTGTTGTGTATGGGTCGTCGTCTTCTGACGTGGGAATAATCCATCGTGAAAAACTCCGACGAGCCCGCCCCCATCTCCGACCACTCTCGCCATGTTCCCACTCTTGCTTGGACTCTGCTTTCTTCCTCATTATGCTTCCCTGAACATGTCAAACATATAATGTGACTTTTAACCTAAACGAATGAACAGAATCATTAAAATCACAGCTGATATTATGGTGATCCTTGCCATCTTCCAAAGTTGTTCTTTTTTTAGATAAGTGACACGAAAGAGTCAGAGATGATCACGTGAGAGATCTGCCTTCTGGTGGTTGTATGGCATCAACTCTTCATCGCCATTCATTTTTGcctgtaaaaaattataccaaaatcaagatgaagagGCTGCATAACTAGAAGAACAACATATTTAAGTTTTTATCTCACGTTTTCACTATGTGTAGagttttttatataaattttagctTGTTGGTCTAGCCTTCCCGTTACATATTGACAAATTTGTTGTGTTGACTAATGACTGCGTAAGGCAACGCCGGAATCGGAAGCGAATTGTACTCACAGTCGCCAACTCTTCAGTGAGTCTGAGCCTCTTTGGAAGCGCTTGAGCCTCTGGGACCTCAAATTGTTGAGAGGAACAGAGAGGGAGGAGAGCCGAAAGACAGAGACATAGTGTAGTGATAACTACGAGCTCCATTGTTGGCTTCAATTAGATGCCTGGAAGAAGGATTTTGGTTTGCAATTTATATAGGAATTATACGGGGAATTAAAGGCTGAACAGAAGCAAGAGAGGAGGGAGAGGCATACACAAAGCACAAAATGGAGAGTTCCaaaacagcagcagcagcatccatgcatatacatatataatataatttatatatgcttTTTAGGAGGCTGCACACACCATTTGGGTTGGTTTTGTCACCTACCCAGGTAGGGCCAAcgtcttctccttttcttgtttaAAAACAATATCTTCATTCTGCACACATCTCCATCAGCCCAAAAATGCTTTATACTTGTTAGAGGAATAACAGTGGCTGAATCTGTATCCTTCTTTGTCCGCCAAAATGCTTAATTTGTGTTTGTTCCCAAAGTTCAGaatacaaaatttgaaaatagttACCAAAtgactttttgtttttgttttcacttTTCATCTAACAAAAATCTGAAAATGAAACATGAGAAGGAATACATAGAAAATTAAAGTGACAACAAAATCAAACGGATGCGAGCGCTTGCGGTTTGGATGTTTTTGTGTTTGGATTCTTGGAGTCGCAAAATGAGGTCAAAAAATACAGAGCCCTTACACCCGTCCAGATGGAGAAAAGTCACATCCATTACTGCTCACTGAAAAGAAAACTAAAGCCTTCTGATAATGCACAAACAAGAGAGAACCAGAAAGGGCTAGTTATCCATTTTACAACGGGGCTAATACTGCAGCTAGTCTTCTTAACAAATAAATGAAGTTGATGGTATTGCTGTATTGATCAATGTAACTACAATGGACACATATGAGCACAAACAAGTAAATCAAGCTGAGAACAAAATTTGGAAACACCATTAAGATCTGAATCTGCACGCTTCATACCATAACTCAAGAGCATGACATTGTGACCCTAATGCACATGACACACTGGGCCAAAGAAAGATTGGGATGCATATATACGATACTCAGTGACAATAATGTAAAAATCTGAAGATGTATATATCTGTATCCTAGGAACCTATGTGAATTATCTAGAAGCACTTAGAATCTACAGCAAAGAAGGCCCTGCCTCCAACCCCTATGCTTTCGGTATTGCCTTCTATCAGCTTTTGCCATTCTTACAGGGCTGCTGTTCCATTCAGATTGTAGTCTGCAGAACAGGAAAAACAATTATCAGACTGCTGGTCATGGCTTGGATTAGTGCATCTaggagaaaaataagactaCTGAAACAAGTTTCTTCAGCATTACATGGGGAAGGCGAAGGATCTGGCACTGGTTGTGCTGCTATCTGAGCGGAGTGAAATACTACCAGAATATGGAATTGACCCTGAAAAAGTGATTAGACCTGATCCAGGGCCTGCCATTGAGAAACTTGAATCGCCTTGACCATGTTGGACATCACTTCCAATAGAAAATCTCCCAGAAATGCCATCCTCAAGCCTAGTCTCACTGTCGCTCTTGAGGGTTCGTTCACGGTCAACATCATCAGGGTTCTCATGTCTCCCACTAGCTTGAGCTTTAGAAGAGTTGAAACCAAAACTGATTGTTGAATTCTCCACTTTGCCATCATAAGATAAGCCATTGGCAGGTTTGCCTTTGTTTGATTCTTCAGGAGCTGAAACCATGGCACCACTTTCACACTTTGCTTCAGAACATGGAATCTATGATGAAATAATTGAATCGGTCAAACTCTCGTTAATTCAGACTCAGATGAATCGTTATTAACAAATTACACAAGTAGGGAACTGAAAAAAGGGGCCTTCCCACTTGCTCATGTTTTcacaaacaaagaagaaacaaagtaGACAAATAttatcaagaaaagaaaatcaaagaacaTATAAGGATCCTCCAATATTTGATTTCTCCTTCAAGTTGTCCATCAAGCGGGTAATTACAGTGTTGCATCTAGGGTTTTCTCATGAGAGAATAGCATGTTGAAATATAAGGTAAAAACTAGAAAAATCTACTGCAGAAGCATACGCTGCCTTCCTGTAGCCAATTCAATTCAAGCTACCTCAAATATACCATATCTCATGTACAGAAGGATATATGCTAGTAGACACACACCTGAAAGGATCCCTGTCCATCTTCTTTGAGATCAGAGTCGGGAGACTCAATGGGGGTTTTAAGCAATTCTTGCTCATTGAAATTTTCTGAGAAAGGGAGGCTACTCATAGCAAATTTCTCTTTTGAGACATCATCCACTATCGTGTCAGTCACATTAGAATTTGCTTCAACTGTCTGCACAGGAGTGAGAGATCGACCGTGAATATCACCATTGAATTGATTTCCCAATAGAATTTTACATGCGCCTGTACTAGTCAATTCAGTTTCCACTTTTTCTTTCATCCCTGATTCATGAGCCTTGTTATGATCTTCTGATAATATCTTTGAGGCATCAAGTCTATCCAACTCAATATCCTTCCTTTCTTTTGTCATAGCAACATGTTTGTTCTCATTGGAAGGAAGGGTGATGCAAAGATCATTTTCAGGTTCACTTTCACCAGAAATCTTGTCTGTAGAATGCAGCCCCTCGTCAATGCAGATGTCCTTGACAACATGATAAGAATTCTCATTGTAGCAAACTATCAGCTCTGGTAGTTCACATTGCACAACCTTCTTGTCAGTGCATAGATCTGTGTTCTTCTCAGAAAACTCCATTTTTCCAGAAGGAATGGTACATGGAGCAGCAGAATCTTCcgattcattttcatttctaaCTTCATTCTCATTATTATTCCTTTCACTGCTTAAATgcttctcctcaaataattctATTCTGCAAGGAGTAATAGTGCACGGGATGACATAATCACTGGCTTCATTGTCATAGCCAGCAGAATCTTCCAAAAACACAGCACATTCAAGTTCTGGCTTATTCCAGGATCCatctttgttatttgttttggATGCTAAAGGAACTGCATCATTCTCACAGTTGTTTAGATCATTTAAGACCCCATTCTGATTCTTGTTCATGATTCCCCCCAGCTCCCCTGCGTCCAAACCACTGTCGTTGTATTCAAATGGTTTAGAATCAAGCTTAGAGACAAGAGTTGAATGACAAAACAGAGGTTTGTTATCTGCAGGTACAAttaaattctcatttcatgTAACATTTTAAAACTATAGAGAAACATAATCCAGACCATTCCCTCTCGAAATGCACAATAACTTATAGTCGAAGGTTCATAAAATTTTGAAGAGCATTGCACTTTGGCTTTCATTCAATCAAAGTAGCAACAAACTGAAAGtagaataataaagaaaatccaatcTGAAAAGCTCTGGAATATTCAGTACCCTCGTATTTTATTCTCAATTGAAAGTGATGAATGAGTCTAGGACATCAAGTTCTCATTGTATCCAGAGAAACGAGGAAGACATATCTCAGATAGAAGGTTGTATAGACCTTAGAAAAATAATGTTCTTATCCTCTCAGTCAGGACATAGAATAAACATCTACAAGACTAGAAAATCTGTAGCCCTTCCGACCCCTACTACATTGTCAAAACAAACTTTGTAGGAAagaaagcagcagcagcattaCCAGGTTCCATGGTTTCCATTATGAGGAAGGGTTTGGAGAATCCGTAACAGTTGTGAAGCAAACATCCACTCCCTGGTGGATTTTACCAACTCAAAGAGCTTACCTATCATAATGAACATGGCTTAAAGTAAATAAGCAGTTTCCACACGTTCAAATTACCATTAAACAAATGGGAGAACGGTTTCTTTATTGGTGTGTGCAGTTACTCCGTTTCAGACAAGGAATGGGCATAGTTTTAGCACAGAGAAAGCGGCAAAACATATACATGTATGGAACTATATACCAAATGAGTACAAGCCTGTCAATGAGTGGCGAAGAAATGAAATATCTTACTTGCGGGGAAACTCATAAATTATCCAATAACTTAAACAGTAGAAGAATCATCAATACAAGAGAAAGAAACCACCAAAACTAAAACAGAGAAATAGAAGCCTGACTCGCCTCAGAATGAGAAGACCCATTAACAAAGGTGCATCAATTTGGGAAATAAGTCAAACTCAGAGACCTTTACAAAGAAACCCAGCTCTATCGAAAGCTACTGCAAATTATTTAGCGACTTCAACAAAGTTAGTATAGCAGAAGGCCCATAATCTGCTTGCCATTATCATAAACAAAGTTGGAAATAAAACCTACTTATTTCCTGGTCTGAAGTGCAAGCCAATTGCAGATGTAGGATCAATTGGTCCATTATAACATATAGCCACCAACCCATAAATGTGGCCATACAAGGTCCGATGAAATGAccagaaaaaaatatatataattaataaacacaCTCCAAACAATCCCCTAAAAATAGTACGAGTTAATCATTCACATTTTAGCTTCAATTTGtttatagaaaaggaaaaagagaaccACGAAAGTCAGACTTTACAACAACTGCCACAAACCCTTCAACCACTAAAGTATAACATAGCTTCTGCATCAAAAACCTAAGTGGCCTCCTTTTGCAGCAATCCCACCACCTCTCTTTTGTCTCTTAGCTCTCTCCAGATCTAACCCTTTTTTGTATCCATGGGTGACACGTCAAATAGTTTAAAGGCCAGATCACATAATATAAGAGATCTTCAGCATAAGATCCCAACAATTTCAcatcatcacaaccccccaaaAGTCCAAAAAAGTCCAAAAGTAAGGGACAGTGGAAAAGGGTCTTTCATAAGAATTCACTAAACAACAATTGGAGTACCTGGTTAATTTGACGAATGAAAAATAACCCAGTTCCTTATCGCTTCAGAAGGGACAATCAATTCGCTTTTCCCTGCAGAACAATCAAAAACGACAGAAAATAGcacaaaaatatgttaaagtTAATACACAccccaaaaactaaaattatgatgatgaggaaaaataaacaaaatatacagTTTCAAACCGGATGCGTCACAGATCAATGGGTAACATTACAAAAAAGAGAGACTGGAGAGGGGTGGAACGGAAACTGGTGATGAAAAATAAGCTCACAAGGAAAAAGACGAGAAACATACCAGCTGATTTAGAGAGAGATATAGAGAGAAGTGAGGGTTTGgaattcagagagagagagagagacgttgaaagaaatagaatacagagagagagatcaatttATCTaacagtgagagagagagagagagagagagagagagagagagacgttgaaagaaatggaatacagagagagagagatcaatttATCTAACAGTTTAACCACTTAAAAAAAAGAGGTCAActtttaactctctctctctctctctctctctctctctaaatatatGTAGATAGCTATCTGCGTCTCTGTAATTAATACATGAAAGAGGATCAGCACGTCATGGAAAAAGCCTAATAAATAGTCAGTTCCAAGTTAATAAATATACccaaaaaagttaaaactgaGTCAGAGAGAAATAAACATTCAAGATTTGTTCCGTTCACTGAATCCTCACCCGTAAAAGCTTCCTACTCCGCCTTACACGGCGACAACCTCGCCGGCCGGGCCCCCTCCGCCGTGGGCTTCAAATGTGAACTCAGAACTGGGCTCGGGTTAGAATCGCCGGTTGTTGGGTCTCCAACAGAGGGGGGGGGTTCTTCTTTTTCTACGTCAATCCCGAACAACCTGTACACACACACATTGGCAAAGGGTGGAGACCAGGATCTTTGATGATGATGGGAAGAGACAAAacgaaagaaaaataaattattagaagtCAAAGGATTTATTGAAATCTCTTGCCGCCGGAGCACAGTTGGCTCCGGGCTGCGAAAAAGGCCAAGGCTGTGAACCTGTACCAAATCAAAAAGTCATGGATAATGCTGCTTGGCGTCAGCttctaatgattttttttttttcttttttttttcctccgtGGCCAAACAAGCGACTGCCCAGTTGATTCATGAAAACTGTGAGGGAAGGAAGGACATCAGGCGTGTTGACGTTTTTAGAAGATCACAAAAATGCTTAGTTGGAGGGTGAACACTCTGCTCCTATTCTTTCCTTACTAAACCAACTCCTAAGacacaatttattaaataaatttttctttgttatcCAACGCCAACAAGGGCAAATTTGGGGAGGTGGCGTTGGGACTCATGGAAGGTGAAATCCACACAATCTTAGCAATCTCAtatcaaataatataagattTATCCGAGatagataatataataatttttttcattaaattacTTCTATTATTGTAacttttttcctcaattttactataaaaataaataaaagataatactaattattattttttaaaagatagtGATTAAAAGTGTTATAGGTATTTTCTATACTATTTTTTATGAACTCGACATAAATCAGCGAGTCGGGCCAATCGTCAAAAGTCTAATGGGCCCAAGGCCAAACTCGTCAAAATAAAGTTACACGTCGTTGAGACCTAAGCTCAAACCGTGAAACCAAACGAGTTCCCAACGATACTCCCAGCTCGCTGGCCTAATCGACCGAGCTCTCAGCAACACTTCCAGCTCGTTTGCCTAATCCTTCGGCTGGCATAACAACAAAATCACAGAACAACCAAAGGTTGGAACCCACCTATTTTATCTAAGGCAAGTCAGATCCCTGATAATACTGATCTCACTCTCAATTTTATGGAACTGATAATGACATCTTGTCTTCAtaatattattctattattttagattttatgtaaattataaacaccccacattataaatagaggtcaaaaatcattgtaaataagaatgaatgaatgatataCTGTTATTCTGTCGGAATACCTAAAGAATAATCGTAGAATAGACATCGTTCTGACCAAACCATATAAAAACTTCCCGTGTAcgttctattttgtttttcctctataagttttgatttatttttttataagtctACTATTCATGGtcggtaaaaaaattattatttttaaaaaaataaataataataataatgtaattaagTAATATAAAAAGGAGGGTGAAAACTGGAAAGTGGGGATGGGGGGGCTGCTTTGTAAAGCGCAACCACCATTAATTGGCGCCCACCGCCCGTGCAGGTTGCCATCAGCCACCCCCCCATTTACTGCTTCTAACACGGTTTAGTTAGCACGTTTAGTCTTTAATAAGCATCTTGCAAAATCAGCTCCAGTGGGGTAACCCTTATAGGATTTTAGCGTCATTATTATTAATGATGAGAATAGGCTTAGATAATTGGTTTCAACTGCCAACTGGCAAGACCtattttttaagtaatgtatctcaaaatactctaattttagaaacatatatattttgttaattataaaAACTATTGGATATGAATATGTTATGTACATGTGTGTGGGTACATTTGGGAACAAAGTATCTACAAAAATGAGTATAAATCAATTGCACTTTGGGGTAAAACTTTAATTTGCAACAATTTATTCATTAAATTTAGCACTCacactaattaaatatatataattgagaaACGGGCTAACAGActattaatcttatttttttttatccttattttaccacataaaatcacaaaataggCAAATAAAAGACAACTAAGACAACTCTCCCTTATAAACGAATTATACACACCTATCTATATTGTTTGAAAAGAGTCAAACGAACATCTTATAGTTAATAAATTagacatattttaaaatactctaattttaaaaagagaTTTTGTTACAAGTCAAATGACTTTGATGGTTGGTAGAGTCTAAACTTGAGCTTTAAACAACAAAATtattgttgaaaaatgagggacCAAAAGATaagatatttgataaaattgtattttaaatttgtttttatggacatttaatggaaaatagtagaagataaatttatcccttatccttcaaataaaattatcttgGTCTTCCGgtttattctaaaaaatttaacaaacagtttaataaaaattttaaaattattttcaatcttttctacactattttatttcttaattaaaaaaatattctaatattaCGCTATAAATCTCCAAAAATTACCAAATTCTAACTCCAATTCATATTTGGTCACACAACTTGGATACCCACCAAGAAGGTGATAGTTGTCCACcaaacattaattaaatcaacCAATTCGTTATAAATCGCTATTTGAAAGATACGAATTTAACATTCTAACCATCAAAAATCCATGAAAGGAGCATTTAACTAATTGGTTGAGGCTCATTTACATACATCATCATATAGAGATCCCCCATTGACAGACAGTCAggcaattaaaatatttatgtaacaTCCAATGTAAAGACCcacaaaacaaacaaatcatTAGCCATAAACACAATCTTCCCTACTgctactatttatttatttgattgaaCATCCCACTGTGAGAAATATGGTCAAAGTAAGAGCGTCCCCTTGTTTTAGACAAATTTAGTCTTAAAACAACAATATGTTGTCCATATTTTGTGGTCTGCCCATAAGATATGGTTTCGTTTGTTAAGTTTCATGTGCCATggtctttaattattttgatatgtaagtATTAAAAGTATTTGAATTTGAGTCCCAATCAACTCAAAAAATTGATATGACGTCTAGATGTTATTTTAAATGACATCATTTAAAATCTCTTTATCTAATTTGTATCgaaatttttatatgtttggGTAGTGTTAATTAAGATTTGGATTGACAAAAGTggaatataaaaagtattttagataaaaatattatttattaaatttatctaataaatcattaaaaatatatcacgtaattttttatttaagattgttcggataaatttatctctttttttcttttaaataaatttatctgaaatcttacaaataaaaaaaatgatcataTATCCTccaa
It contains:
- the LOC127798316 gene encoding uncharacterized protein LOC127798316 isoform X1, which codes for METMEPDNKPLFCHSTLVSKLDSKPFEYNDSGLDAGELGGIMNKNQNGVLNDLNNCENDAVPLASKTNNKDGSWNKPELECAVFLEDSAGYDNEASDYVIPCTITPCRIELFEEKHLSSERNNNENEVRNENESEDSAAPCTIPSGKMEFSEKNTDLCTDKKVVQCELPELIVCYNENSYHVVKDICIDEGLHSTDKISGESEPENDLCITLPSNENKHVAMTKERKDIELDRLDASKILSEDHNKAHESGMKEKVETELTSTGACKILLGNQFNGDIHGRSLTPVQTVEANSNVTDTIVDDVSKEKFAMSSLPFSENFNEQELLKTPIESPDSDLKEDGQGSFQIPCSEAKCESGAMVSAPEESNKGKPANGLSYDGKVENSTISFGFNSSKAQASGRHENPDDVDRERTLKSDSETRLEDGISGRFSIGSDVQHGQGDSSFSMAGPGSGLITFSGSIPYSGSISLRSDSSTTSARSFAFPILQSEWNSSPVRMAKADRRQYRKHRGWRQGLLCCRF
- the LOC127798316 gene encoding uncharacterized protein LOC127798316 isoform X3; amino-acid sequence: METMEPGELGGIMNKNQNGVLNDLNNCENDAVPLASKTNNKDGSWNKPELECAVFLEDSAGYDNEASDYVIPCTITPCRIELFEEKHLSSERNNNENEVRNENESEDSAAPCTIPSGKMEFSEKNTDLCTDKKVVQCELPELIVCYNENSYHVVKDICIDEGLHSTDKISGESEPENDLCITLPSNENKHVAMTKERKDIELDRLDASKILSEDHNKAHESGMKEKVETELTSTGACKILLGNQFNGDIHGRSLTPVQTVEANSNVTDTIVDDVSKEKFAMSSLPFSENFNEQELLKTPIESPDSDLKEDGQGSFQIPCSEAKCESGAMVSAPEESNKGKPANGLSYDGKVENSTISFGFNSSKAQASGRHENPDDVDRERTLKSDSETRLEDGISGRFSIGSDVQHGQGDSSFSMAGPGSGLITFSGSIPYSGSISLRSDSSTTSARSFAFPILQSEWNSSPVRMAKADRRQYRKHRGWRQGLLCCRF
- the LOC127798316 gene encoding uncharacterized protein LOC127798316 isoform X2 encodes the protein MFASQLLRILQTLPHNGNHGTCGLDAGELGGIMNKNQNGVLNDLNNCENDAVPLASKTNNKDGSWNKPELECAVFLEDSAGYDNEASDYVIPCTITPCRIELFEEKHLSSERNNNENEVRNENESEDSAAPCTIPSGKMEFSEKNTDLCTDKKVVQCELPELIVCYNENSYHVVKDICIDEGLHSTDKISGESEPENDLCITLPSNENKHVAMTKERKDIELDRLDASKILSEDHNKAHESGMKEKVETELTSTGACKILLGNQFNGDIHGRSLTPVQTVEANSNVTDTIVDDVSKEKFAMSSLPFSENFNEQELLKTPIESPDSDLKEDGQGSFQIPCSEAKCESGAMVSAPEESNKGKPANGLSYDGKVENSTISFGFNSSKAQASGRHENPDDVDRERTLKSDSETRLEDGISGRFSIGSDVQHGQGDSSFSMAGPGSGLITFSGSIPYSGSISLRSDSSTTSARSFAFPILQSEWNSSPVRMAKADRRQYRKHRGWRQGLLCCRF
- the LOC127798316 gene encoding uncharacterized protein LOC127798316 isoform X4, producing the protein MNKNQNGVLNDLNNCENDAVPLASKTNNKDGSWNKPELECAVFLEDSAGYDNEASDYVIPCTITPCRIELFEEKHLSSERNNNENEVRNENESEDSAAPCTIPSGKMEFSEKNTDLCTDKKVVQCELPELIVCYNENSYHVVKDICIDEGLHSTDKISGESEPENDLCITLPSNENKHVAMTKERKDIELDRLDASKILSEDHNKAHESGMKEKVETELTSTGACKILLGNQFNGDIHGRSLTPVQTVEANSNVTDTIVDDVSKEKFAMSSLPFSENFNEQELLKTPIESPDSDLKEDGQGSFQIPCSEAKCESGAMVSAPEESNKGKPANGLSYDGKVENSTISFGFNSSKAQASGRHENPDDVDRERTLKSDSETRLEDGISGRFSIGSDVQHGQGDSSFSMAGPGSGLITFSGSIPYSGSISLRSDSSTTSARSFAFPILQSEWNSSPVRMAKADRRQYRKHRGWRQGLLCCRF
- the LOC127798317 gene encoding uncharacterized protein LOC127798317; translation: MELVVITTLCLCLSALLPLCSSQQFEVPEAQALPKRLRLTEELATAKMNGDEELMPYNHQKADLSRKHNEEESRVQARVGTWREWSEMGAGSSEFFTMDYSHVRRRRPIHNKNKRLRAGP